A section of the candidate division KSB1 bacterium genome encodes:
- a CDS encoding glycosyltransferase → MKEFSIKVLHVARRFISDDLSELKIGYDLIHFQSMSEFMIENAVIFQSKEKHHKFIKIKNLSVFLVPSLVSLFFSIIKNGKNFDLIVAQNPFVAGLLCVIAGKIINKPVLISIHGYEFTVGKIQSLMKKFVCLKATKIRANSNIVKETIIKWGIKPEKIKIVED, encoded by the coding sequence ATGAAAGAATTTTCAATTAAAGTACTTCATGTAGCAAGACGTTTCATAAGTGATGATCTATCAGAATTAAAAATAGGATATGACCTTATTCATTTTCAATCAATGTCAGAATTTATGATAGAAAATGCTGTAATTTTTCAATCAAAGGAAAAACATCATAAATTTATTAAAATTAAAAATTTAAGCGTATTTTTAGTTCCAAGTTTAGTAAGTTTATTTTTTAGTATAATAAAAAATGGAAAAAATTTTGACTTGATTGTAGCACAAAATCCTTTCGTTGCAGGGTTGTTATGTGTGATTGCAGGTAAAATTATCAATAAACCTGTTTTGATAAGCATACATGGTTATGAATTTACAGTAGGAAAAATACAATCTTTGATGAAAAAATTTGTTTGTTTAAAAGCTACAAAAATCAGAGCAAATAGCAACATAGTAAAAGAAACGATAATTAAATGGGGTATCAAACCAGAAAAAATCAAGATTGTTGAAGATA